The Caldilineales bacterium region CGAACCCGAGCTCAACGGGCCAATTGTGTATCGGTGTGCGCAAGCAGGATGCGCTCCGTGCATGCGGCGACTGCTGCGATATCACCGCGGCTTGGTGCTGGCGGTGATAAAGCGGCAAAGTCTGGGCGAGGTGTTGTTGGAGGATGCCATCCAGGAAGGGATGGTGGCGTTATGGAAGGCAATCTGTCGTTTCGATCCCATGCGCGGCGTGGCGTTTTCGACCTATGCATGGGTTGCGATCGAGCGCCGGATCTGGCGGGTGGTTGAGCAACAGCGAGGTGGGGGGTTTCTCACGCTGGTGGAAGCGGTGGATTCCCTAGCAACACAGGAGGAACGTGATGAGCTAGCGAAGGTGTTGGCCAAGCTTCCGGGACGCTTAGGCGCCATTATGGTGGCGGTCTACGGGCTGGATGGCACGGAACCCCGCACCTATGCCGACATTGGGCGTCAGTTGGGTGTGAGTCGGGAATGGGTGCGCTATTGTCACAATCGAGCCCTGGCTCTCCTGCGTACGCCGGTATATTGCCTGCCCTTGCGAGAAGTGTGGGAACGGCATGACCGGGCGTCGTATCAGCAGGTGATCGCCTTGCTGCGCGCCTGGCAGCGCAAGCAGCGAGCGGCCAGACGGCAGCGGGCGACCCGACAGCGGGAGTGCGAACGATGAGCAACATCCTCATTCCGGCCCTGACTGCCGATCAGGTCTTGGCCGCAGCCACGGCGCCGAACAGCCCATTCCGTGACTTGGTCGGCCCCGCACGACAGGAACTGGTGGCTGCCCGGGAGAACAAGACGCCAGCGGCTGAGTGTCGCAGCCTGACGACCCACTTTCAAAGGGTGTTCAACTGGGAGTCCATACGGCCGTTGTTACCGCTGCGGCTCATGGTGCCGGCCGATGTGCCAGCTTGGCGCCCCCGGGTGTGTCGCTCTTACTACCGCTGGTTAGGGTCCGATGACATCCAATCGACCGCTGACCTGGCAGGACTGGATAATTTCGATCTCGTCTTACGACTCTTTGACTTCAGTCCCTGGCGCCCCATTCTCGGCCAGCGTTTCAAGAGCCAGTATGGACCACCCCCCTTTGACCCTGTTAGCCTAGGGTTGCTCATGCTCCTGGGGCGTTGGCGCAACTGGGGGTGGGACACCCTCCTGACCGAGTTGCACTCCCCTGAACGTGGCCGCAGCTATTGCGCCCGCCTCGGCTTCGACCCCAACAACCTGCCAGTCGAATCCACGCTGTGTATGGCCGTCAAACAGACCTCGGAATCATCGTTTCTGGGCTGTGCTGACTCTATTGTCAGCTCACTCATGGCGTACGAGTTGGCCCCCACGCATTCGACCTTCCCCGGCGACCCACCCGAACGTGGGGTCAGCGTTGCCGTGGATAGCCAACTCGTGGCAGCGCATTCTCGTATGCGCTGTCGGCATCAATGTGAAGCCTGTTTTCTTCCTCCCCAACAACGTACTTGTGCTGCGCAGGCGCATGGCAAAGATGGCTGTCGTTGTGACACGGATGCTTGTACCCAACACTGCCGTTTCGCCACCCCCCGTGACAAGAAGGCAACCTATGTCTACTATGCCGGCTCCAATCAGCCGCCTTCCTCTCCCCAGACACCATCTCCCGCAGCCGCAAAGACTCCAGCGACCAACGCCGCACAAACCGCCAACTCGCCACTAGCCAAATCGCGCGGGAAGCACTACTTCGGCTACAAGAGCAAAGCGTTCAACATCCTCGATGATCGCCTCAGTACCTATTGGACGCTTTCCGGCCCCTTCGTCACCGCCGACCGCAACGATCATTTGCAGACCATCCCCGGTTTCAGAGACATCCAGCGCCGCTTCCCCACCCTCCACATTGGCGAGGTCACAGCTGATGCCGGTGAAGGCATCGAGGAAGTCCTCACCTTCATCTACCACGACTTACACGCCATCCGCCTGATTGACCTCCACGGCGCCAGCGGAGATGATCAGCCAGCCATCTGCCTGCAGCGGGGCTATGATCATCAAGGCACACCCCTCTGTCCGCAAGGCTATCGCCTGGCCTTCAATGGCCACGATTACCAGCGTCGCGATAGCAAGTGGGTGTGTCGTCAGGCCTGTCGTTGCCAACCCAAACCCGATGTCGCCCTCGACTCAACCGCCACCGCCGATCATTCCCGCTGTCCCTTCTTCAGCGCTGAACCCTCTTCCGGTCTCATCGTGTGCGTCGGCCTCGCTCTCCCCGATGGTAATATCCGCCTCGCCCGCGATCTCCGCGTCGGTTCCCCCTCCTGGAACATCCGCCAGGGGCGCCAGAGTTATGCCGAGTCCCGCAACGCCAATCAATCCCGTCACGGACTCAAGCGTTCCCCCTGGTGCGGTCTGGCCAACAGCGCCAAGACCAACTATCTCGGTGATATCTTGACCAATACATTAAACTGCGCTCGTTTTGTCAGAGAGGCCACCATCTTACACGCACACTCCATTACCGCTGGCGCCTGATCCAGGGGCAACACGGCCTTGCGCCGCGTTGCCCCTACTTCACGACCTCCTGATCCCTACCAAACTCGTCATGGGCCTTGGCTAATTTGACGCGCCACTTACACGTCCATCCCACCCTCCCTTTTACCTCAGCTCGCCCCAATTCATCGCCTCACCCTGGACCAACG contains the following coding sequences:
- a CDS encoding sigma-70 family RNA polymerase sigma factor codes for the protein MRRLLRYHRGLVLAVIKRQSLGEVLLEDAIQEGMVALWKAICRFDPMRGVAFSTYAWVAIERRIWRVVEQQRGGGFLTLVEAVDSLATQEERDELAKVLAKLPGRLGAIMVAVYGLDGTEPRTYADIGRQLGVSREWVRYCHNRALALLRTPVYCLPLREVWERHDRASYQQVIALLRAWQRKQRAARRQRATRQRECER